The Armatimonadota bacterium region CAAGAAGCCGAGAGCAGAAAGATGCTTTTGCGAAGGTGCTGGTGCAGAAGACTCCCTTACCGGAACGCGGCTGAAACACCACGCTCCTGCAATCCCAATAGCTGCCGCAACGGAGAAAATCCACTTGAAGGGTATACCCGAGTCTAACAGATGCCCCACAAAGAGAGACACGATGAGCATCGCGCTGTACGAGCCAACCCGTACTAGTCCCATTGCCCTGCCCCGCTCCTCGTCGGGGTAGATGTCTTTCATCAGCGCGGTGTACGCGGGGCCTGAGACGGAACCAATAATCTGTGCCAGTCCTATCAGCAACACAAAATGCCACGCTTGGGTCACCAGAAACATCCCAAAGAACAGAGCGCGGGCAAACGTCCAGGAGTATACACAGAAGGGTATTTTAGACCTGCCCACCATCTGCCGTGCCCAGAGAGGAGCAAGCAGACTGCCGATAAAAGGGGCAGCAGTGAGCAGGCTGATTTCGAGGCGGCTGGCTTGCAGGTCAGCCCGAGCGATACGCATCACGAAGGGGAAAATCGCCCCCACGTAAATACCGCTAAGCAGGCCTGCCAGCGCATCCCATCGGTAGGCAGGGATCACCTGCGGGGAAAGCACTCGCCCGACGAGCCTTTCGCTGTTTACCTTTTCAGCCAGTCGTGACAGCATCTCGGTTTCATTATAACATGAAGAGGGTGTATCTTGCATTTCGTCTGCGGAGGTATTATAATCAAGGCACACTAATATCCTTTACAAAGGAAAGGCATTACCGCAATGGACTGGAGAGCATATATTCATTCTGACCCGAAAATTTTGCGGGGCAAGCCGGTTGTTAAGGGACCCCGCTTGTCGGTAGATTTCCTACTTGGTCTCTGCGCAGCGGGATGGAGCGAGGAGATGGTGCTGCGCAACTATCCAACCCGGACTCCAGAAGCGATCAGGGCGGTTTTCGCCTTTGCTCAAGAATACACCCGAGAAGCGAAGGCCTACGATGTGACGGCTGCATGATGAAATTCATTCATTAAAACACCTCTCGCGTCACCCCGTAAAGAACCCTGTTCCTCTATCCGATAATCCATACCGGTATCTCACACAGCACTTGAGATTTACAGGTGGAGCAAGGCTGTATGTTACGCGGACTGCATATCGCAGCATCGGGAATGCTGGCGCAACAGGTGCGACATGAAACCATCGCCAACAACCTCGCCAACGCCGATACTACCGGCTATAAGGCAGACGAGGTAGCGTTTCGCACCGTTCTGGACAGAACAATCTGGCGCCATCGCGACCCGCCAAAAGGCGCACCGGCACCTCAGGTAGGCATGCTGTCCTTTGGTGCTGAGGTAGACGAGGTAGTTACCGACCTGCGCCCGGCACCTGTTGCCCTCACCGGACGTCCGCTGGATGTCGCCATCGATGGGGATGGGTTTTTCGTGGTGAACACGCCTCAGGGCGAGCGATACACCCGCGACGGCGCGTTTCGGCAGGCAGCGGACGGCACACTGGTGACCGCTGATGGGATGCCGGTGCTAGGCATGCGTGGCGAGATTCGCAGTGCGACCATCCCCCTGAGCATCGCACCGAACGGTGACGTGCTGGCAAAGGGGCAAGTGGTAGACCGACTGCGTATCGTGCAGCTGCGTAACGCATCGAAAGAGGGCGCCAACCGCTTTACGGGCAACGCACTGCCTCTGCAGCAGTTCAACCTGCAGGTGGGCGCGCTGGAACGCTCTAACGTGTCCGTGGTGCAGGCGATGGTGGACATGATCGTGGCGATGCGAGCGTACGAAGCGTCCCACCGGGCGGTTCTGGCGCATGATGAAACGCTGCAGAGAGCGGTGAACGATGTCGGTAAAGTGTAACTTCAGCTTTTCGGCTGGACCGTGCGTGCGCCAGGCACGGAAGCCGATGAACGCCCCTGACCGACCGAGGGGCGCAAGAGATAACCGGAATATGCAGAGGAGGTGTACGTCAAGATGATGCGGGCGCTTTTCACATCGGCGACCGGCATGGCAGCACAGCAACTGCATCTGGACGTTATCGCCAACAACCTGGCAAACGTCAACACCGTCGGTTTCAAGCGCAGTCGCGCTGATTTTCAAGACTTACTGTATCAGACGCTGCGTCCGGCTGGCACGACCGCTGCGCGGGGAGCGCAGGTTCCTACCGGACTGAACGTCGGGTTGGGCGTACGTCCCGTTTCCACCGCTACCATCTTCACGACGGGCACGCTCCAGAAAACCGACAACCCCACCGACATGGCGATAGAGGGCGACGGCTTCTTCAAGGTGCTTCTGCCCGACGGTACGGTGGCGTACACCCGTGATGGCGCGTTCAAACTGGACGTGCAGGGAAGGCTCGTCACTTCCGACGGCTACCCACTGGAGCCCGAAATCATCATCCCGCAGGATGCGCAGACCATCACCGTCGGCAAGGACGGTACGGTGTCGGTGCTGCGGGCAGGACAAACCACACCCGACGAAGTGGGGCAGATCCAGCTGGCGCGTTTTGTGAACCCCAGTGGTCTACAGCACTTGGGACAGAACCTCTATAGACCGACCGCCGCCTCCGGCGACCCTGTAGAGGGCGCACCCGGCGAGCAAGGCTTCGGCACGGTTGCCCAGAACATGCTGGAGATGTCCAACGTGCAGATCGTGGACGAGATGGTGGCGATGATTATCGCACAGCGCGCCTACGAAATCAGCGCCAAAGCTATCCAGACGTCCGATGAGATGTTGAATATCGCCAACAATCTGCGGCGATAGAGGTGACCAGCCATGAGAGCGCTCATCCCTATTCTCATCCTTGTGCTGGCAGCGGGAGCATGGGGCTTTCAGCAACCGCGCATCGTAGTGCGTGAACAGAGCGCCGTGAAAAACGTCCAGTTTACTCTGGGTGATGTGGCAATTTTCAGCGGTGTGGACGCTCAGACACAAGCACGACTGGCGGCGGTGGTGTTGGGAACCTCTCCCCTGCCCGGACTGGAGCGCACCATCACACCGGAGCAGATTCTCACCCGTCTGCGCCAGCACGGGCTCCGCCCGGAGGCTTTCGAGATAGTTACTCCGGCAAAGATTGTGGTGCGGCGAGAGGCACATCTCTTTCGAGCGCAACAGGCAGTAGAAGCGGCTGTTCAGAAGCTGCGTGAAGTGATGCAGATAGGCGAAGACGCTCAGGCTGTTTGCGATGCGCCTCTTCGTGACCTCTTGCTGCCCAACAGCAACGTGCAGGTCTCGGCAGGCGAACCCCGTGCGCTGGGAGCGGGCTTGTATCTGGTTCCGGTACAGGTAACGTGCGATGGAACTCCGCCTATCACGCTCAACGTACGTCTGCGCGTGAGCCGTTGGCGCGAGGTACTGGTTGCTCGCAGGGCGATATGCACCGGTGAAGTGATAGACAATGACAAGGTGACAATCCAGCGGCTTGCCCTCGAGACAGAGGACACCGACCTGATCACTGATCCTGTAGAGGCATTGGGCAAAGTCGCTCGTCGCCCGGTTGCGATGGGGCAGCCAGTGAAGCGTTCGGCAATAGACGAGCCTGCCGTCATACGGCGCGGGCAGAATGTGAAACTGCTGGTTCTGCTCAACGGAGCACTGATAGAAACAGACGCAGTTGCCCTGCAAGATGGGAAAGCAGGTGCGCGCATCCGTGTGCAGGTCACAGACACGCGCAAAACCCTGCTGGCTACTGTGGCGGATGCAGAGACAGTCACGGTGGACGTGCCATAAGATGGGAGGAAATACCATGCGGGTTTTCGGGATAGCATTACTCAGTATGTTGCTTTGCGGGTACGCCATCGCGGACTCGTTGTGGAAGGATAGTAACCGCAGCCTGTATGCGGACCGCAAAGCATTGAAAGAGGGCGACGTGTTGACGGTGCTGATTTACGAGAGCACCACGGCCTCTAGCCGCGCAGACACCAAAACCAGCAAGAGCGACTCGGCATCCACCAAGCCGGGCGTGGGACCATTACTGAGCCTGCTGCCCGAATGGTCGGTCAGTGGCAAGACGGGTTCGCAGGCTTCGGGCACCACCACTCGCAGCGGTACGCTGGTAGGCAAAATCAGCGTGGTCGTGAAGGAGGTGCTTCCCAACGGCAACCTGAAGGTGGAAGGCACACGTACCGTGGGCGTCAACGGCGAGAAGGAAAAGATTGTGCTTACGGGCATCGTGCGCCCAGAGGACGTGTCGGCGGAGAACACCGTTGCTTCTACTGCCATTGCACAGGCGGAGATTCACTATGAGGGCAAAGGACCCGTCGGTAGTAAACAGCGGGAAGGATTGCTGACTAAGCTGCTCAAGTGGCTGTTCTAATGAGGTGAAGCGATGAAACCCATCGGCAACATCCTGATATGGCTCTCGACCTGCGCTGTGCTCGCATCGGCGACGCCCGATGTGCGCCTCAAGGACATCGCTCAGGTGTACGGGGCGCGTGGTAACCAGCTGATTGGCTACGGGCTGGTGGTAGGACTGGAGGGTACGGGCGACAGCAAAGGCACCCTGTTTACCACTCAATCGGTAGCGAACATGCTGCAGCGTTTCGGTATCAGCGTGCCCGCTGGACAGATGAAAGTGAAGAACATCGCCGCAGTGATAGTCACCGCCGACCTGCCCCCGTTCGCGAAGGAGGGAAGCCGAATCGATGTCATTGTCTCCTCCATCGGCGATGCTCGCTCATTGCAAGGCGGCACGCTACTGCAAACCCCGCTGATGGGGGCAGATGGCAACGTATACGCGGTGGCTCAGGGCCCGATTTCGGTGGGGGGCTTCGGTGCGTCGTCGGGTGGCTCTTCTCAGCAAAAGAACCACCTGACCGTTGGACGCATACCGGCGGGAGCGATTGTCGAGCGCGAAGTGCCTGCCAGCGTGGTCAAGGACAACAGCGTGCTGATTACGCTGAACACGCCCGATTTCACTACCGCTGCCCGCGTGGCATCCGCCATCCGGCAAAAGTTTCCGCAGACCCTGCCCCGTGCGCTGGATGCCTCTACCGTGAGGGTAGATCTGAGCGGCGAGGACCGGGAGGACGTGGTGACCCTCATTGCTTCTCTGCAGGAGGTAACCGTACAGCCGGATGTTCCTGCGCGGGTGGTGATTAACGAACGCACGGGCACGGTGGTGTTGGGGGGCAACGTCACACTCAGTCCGGCAGCGGTCGCTCACGGCAACCTGACAGTGCGCATCGAAGCCAAACCGCAGGTGTCCCAGCCTGCTCCCCTATCAGGCGGTACCACGGCGATCACTACCCGTCGCGACGTAAAGGTGACCGAGCAGGCGGAGCGTTTGACCGCTCTCCCCGAAGCGGTAACGGTAGACCAGCTGGTCAAGGCGTTGAATACGCTGGGGGTGAGCCCGCGCGACTTGATGTCCATCCTGCAGGCACTCAGGGCAGCGGGGGCACTCCACGCGGAGGTGGAGGTGCAGTGATGCGGGTACAGTCAGTCGGGGAAAGAGAATCTCCACAATGGCGTCTGCGTGAAGCGACACGCCAGATGGAGGCACAGTTTCTGCACCAGCTGTTGCGTGCGATGCGTCGTGCCCTCCCTACCACGCAGTCCAGCTACACCACGCAGATGTATACCGACATGATGGACGAGGCACTGGCACAACAGCTGGCGCAAAGCGACCAGTTTGGTTTGGGGAGACTGCTCTACGAGAAACTCAGTCCGTACGCACAGGCAACGGAGAGGACGTCGGGAGGTGGCGACAATGAACACACGCGATGAAAGTCTGTGGCGCGAACTGATATCCAACCTGCGAGAACAACGCAGACACATCCACACACTGATTGGTCTGGCGCGTGAGCAGACACACGTTCTCGCGGAAGCGAACGTGGAAAGACTGGCGGAGATCACCCAGGAACAGGCTGCTCATCTGGACGAGATAGACGCACTGGAACACCAGCGCAGGGAGATTATCCGTCGTGCTGGCGAGGCTCTGGGACTGCACGCGCAGCCTCCCACGCTCTCGGACTGCGCCTGCCTCGCACCCGAAAACGTAGCGCGCACGCTGAAATGGTTGCAACGCGAGCTGCTTCAGGATATTCGCCAATTGCAGACGCTCAACGAGCGCAACCGCACACTGGTGCACCATGCCGCGGAAACGGTGAATACCTGGCTAGCGCTGGTAGTGAACGCGGCCCACAATCATACCAGCTATCACCCGCAGACTACCGCAGGCGCGGCGGTGCTACTAGACACGGAGGTATGAGATGCCCTGGACGTTCTTCGGGATAGAGCTGGCATCACGCGCTCTGCAATCGATGCAGATGGCGATGAACACTACGGGTCACAACCTGGCGAACATCAACACGCCCGGCTACTCGCGCCAGAGGGTGAACCTGGCTACGACCGAACCTCAGGTGCTGGAGGGCGTCAGAACGCTCTTTATGGGCAGTGGGGTGCGCGTGGAGAGCATCCAGCGCATCCGGGATATGTTTCTCGATGGGCGAGTAGCCAGTACCAGCAGCCAGTACTATCGGCTGAACACATTGTACGAGCGCCTGACGCAAGTGGAAGATGTCTTCAGCGAGCCGACCGACGCCGGTCTATCACGCCAGATTGTTGGCTTCTTTAATGCCTTCCAAGAACTGTCTGCCAACCCAGAGAACGTCGGAGTACGCGCCAGCGTGTACCAAAAAGTGGATGGTATGGCACGCACTTTTCGGCAGCTGGCAGCACGTCTGGATGAAATCTTCGCGGAGATGGAACAGCGGGGGCAGGCGACGGTCAGCGAGATCAACTTCATCGCTCAGAGTATCGCCGACCTCAATGTGAAGATACGTTACAACAAGGCACTAGGCACAACACCCAATGACCTGCTGGATAAGCGGACGAACCTGATAGAGAAGCTTTCAGAATACGTTGAGGTTCGTGCGACGGAGATGCCCGACGGCACCGTGAGGCTCTCTCTCGGGGAGTTTGTGCTGGTGGAGGCGGAGCGTGCTCGCACTCTCCCCAGTGAGATGGATGTTGTCAACAAACTGCTCACCGATGGCGCAGACACACGGGCATACGTCAGCGGTGGAAGCGTACGCGGGCTGATGGACGCTATGGAATACATCCGCAACTATCGCGATAGGCTGGACAGACTGGCGCGTGAACTGGTGAACTCCGTCAACGCCATGCACCAGTCCGGCTATGGGCTGGACGGCAATACCGGTTACCGCCTGCTGGAGGGTGAGGACGCGCTCAGCATTCGCGTAAGCGACGACGTTGCCGATATCAATCACATTGCGGCTGGAGTAACGCCTGCACCGGGTGATGGCAATAAGGCGCTGGAGATAGCGCGATTGCGCCAGCAAACCCTCGCGAGCCTGGACAATAAGACCATCCCGGACTTCTATAGTGCACTGGTGGCGGAACTGGGAGAACATACACGCGCCGCATCCACCGGACAGGAAAACCAGAAGATTATTCTGCAGAATCTGCAAGCCGAGCGGGAGTCGGTTTCTGGGGTCAACATGGACGAGGAAATGTCTAACCTGTTGCGCTATCAGCGCAGCTATCAGGCGGCGGCTCAACTGGTAAGCATGATGGATGCTGCCATCGCCGACATGCTGGCTGCGTTTGTTGGACGCCGATAATGAGAGAGGGTGATGAACGCCATGCGTGTGAGTACCTCACAAATGCTTCACGCGATGCAGCAAGCGATGGAGCGCAACTACGAGCGCTACCATCTGGCACAGCAAACGGTAGCAACCGGCAAGCGCATCCAGCGTCCATCTGATGACCCGTTTGGGGCATCACTGGGCATTACTCTGCACCGCCTGCTGCAGGAGAGCGAGCAATACCAGCGCAACCTTCAAACCGCTAAGAACTTTCTCTCTATCACCGACGTGGCGCTGGAGAACTTGAACGACCTGATACGGCAGACGAAAAGCCTTGCCATTCAGGCGGCAACCGATACGCAGACCTCGGAAGGGCGTGCTGCCATCGCACAACAGATAGGGCAAATTCTGGCAGAAATTGTCAGCATAGGTAATAATACCACCTATGGGGATCGTTTTATCTTTGGTGGTCTCCAGACCCTATCTGCCCCTTTCAGTGTATCTAATGACACGCTCGTTTATCACGGTGACCAGGGCAGTTTGAATATCGAGGTGAGCCCTGCCGTGGTTATGAGCGTTAACGTGCAAGGCGACCCTCTGATTACCGGCATCTACAACGCCGTCGCGCAGATCAAGCGCTCTATAGAGACCAGCGACATCGAGCGTCTGTCCAGAGAAGGCTTGCAGGAACTACAAAACCAGCTGGATAACCTGTTGCGTACGCGCGCTGTGGTGGGGAGCAAAGTACAGCAGATAGAAATGATCCAGCGGCGCATCGAGAAAAGGCACCTGGATTTTACTGAACTGCTCAGCAGTATGGAGGATGCCGACGTTGCAGACGCTATCACCAAACTGAAGATGGCGGAGACCACCTACCAGGTCACGCTGGCAACGATGGCACGGTTAGGCAACCTGAGTCTACTGGACTTTCTGACCTGAGGGAGCAGGGATGACGAAAACTTGCATCGATAGCACTCGTTTCGGTAGAATTGAAGTGGACGAGGAGGCGGTTATCACCTTCCCACAAGGCTTGTTTGGGTTCGAGGAACGCCGGCGGTTCGTCGTGCTATGCCTGGATGAGAAAAGCCCCTTTCGCTGGCTGCAAAGCCTGGAGGACCCAAACCTGGCGTTTGTGGTGATCGAGCCCCGCCATTTCATGCCGGATTACGCGCCGACTATCTCTGATGCCGACGTGGCTGCACTGGGGCTAGATGCTGAAACACCCTGTTTGACCTTTGTCATTGTGACGATCCCGCCGGGCAAGCCGGAGCAGATGACCGCCAATTTGATGGGGCCCATCGTGGTGAACGTGGCGACCCGTCTGGCACGCCAGGTCATCGTGGAGGACGAATGCTACTCCACCAAGCACAGTATTCTACAAGAACTGATGAAAGGGCAACCCGAAGCCAGGGAGGGCACCGATGCTGGTACTCACGCGCAAAGTGAATCAGAGCATCGTCATTGGTGATGATATTGAGGTGGTCGTGCTGGAAGTACGAGGTGAACAGGTTCGCATCGGCGTCCGTGCACCGAAAGCGATCGCGGTACATCGCAAAGAGGTTTATGAACAGATACGTCAGGAGAACCTGAGTGCAGCCTCCGCTTCCGCAGAGGACCTCGTTAGCCTGCAATCGCGACTCGCGGAACAGGGGAAGGTTTAGCGAGTGCAGGGGGGAGGTACGCGCTGTTGTCCCGCAAAATGCTGGCAGCCGCTGTATCCGTGGTTTCGAACAGCACGCTCGTGGTGCTGAAGCTGCTGGTAGGGTTTTTATCTGGTTCTGTAAGTATCATTGCAGAAGGAATTCACTCAGCAAACGACCTGATCGCTGCGCTGATTGCGTTCATCTCGGTGCGCATTTCGGAACGCCCCCCGGACAGAGAGCATCCTTACGGACACGGTAAGGCGGAAAGC contains the following coding sequences:
- a CDS encoding flagellar basal-body rod protein FlgF; this encodes MLRGLHIAASGMLAQQVRHETIANNLANADTTGYKADEVAFRTVLDRTIWRHRDPPKGAPAPQVGMLSFGAEVDEVVTDLRPAPVALTGRPLDVAIDGDGFFVVNTPQGERYTRDGAFRQAADGTLVTADGMPVLGMRGEIRSATIPLSIAPNGDVLAKGQVVDRLRIVQLRNASKEGANRFTGNALPLQQFNLQVGALERSNVSVVQAMVDMIVAMRAYEASHRAVLAHDETLQRAVNDVGKV
- the flgG gene encoding flagellar basal-body rod protein FlgG; amino-acid sequence: MMRALFTSATGMAAQQLHLDVIANNLANVNTVGFKRSRADFQDLLYQTLRPAGTTAARGAQVPTGLNVGLGVRPVSTATIFTTGTLQKTDNPTDMAIEGDGFFKVLLPDGTVAYTRDGAFKLDVQGRLVTSDGYPLEPEIIIPQDAQTITVGKDGTVSVLRAGQTTPDEVGQIQLARFVNPSGLQHLGQNLYRPTAASGDPVEGAPGEQGFGTVAQNMLEMSNVQIVDEMVAMIIAQRAYEISAKAIQTSDEMLNIANNLRR
- the flgH gene encoding flagellar L-ring protein; the protein is MRVFGIALLSMLLCGYAIADSLWKDSNRSLYADRKALKEGDVLTVLIYESTTASSRADTKTSKSDSASTKPGVGPLLSLLPEWSVSGKTGSQASGTTTRSGTLVGKISVVVKEVLPNGNLKVEGTRTVGVNGEKEKIVLTGIVRPEDVSAENTVASTAIAQAEIHYEGKGPVGSKQREGLLTKLLKWLF
- the flgI gene encoding flagellar P-ring protein translates to MKPIGNILIWLSTCAVLASATPDVRLKDIAQVYGARGNQLIGYGLVVGLEGTGDSKGTLFTTQSVANMLQRFGISVPAGQMKVKNIAAVIVTADLPPFAKEGSRIDVIVSSIGDARSLQGGTLLQTPLMGADGNVYAVAQGPISVGGFGASSGGSSQQKNHLTVGRIPAGAIVEREVPASVVKDNSVLITLNTPDFTTAARVASAIRQKFPQTLPRALDASTVRVDLSGEDREDVVTLIASLQEVTVQPDVPARVVINERTGTVVLGGNVTLSPAAVAHGNLTVRIEAKPQVSQPAPLSGGTTAITTRRDVKVTEQAERLTALPEAVTVDQLVKALNTLGVSPRDLMSILQALRAAGALHAEVEVQ
- the flgK gene encoding flagellar hook-associated protein 1 — encoded protein: MPWTFFGIELASRALQSMQMAMNTTGHNLANINTPGYSRQRVNLATTEPQVLEGVRTLFMGSGVRVESIQRIRDMFLDGRVASTSSQYYRLNTLYERLTQVEDVFSEPTDAGLSRQIVGFFNAFQELSANPENVGVRASVYQKVDGMARTFRQLAARLDEIFAEMEQRGQATVSEINFIAQSIADLNVKIRYNKALGTTPNDLLDKRTNLIEKLSEYVEVRATEMPDGTVRLSLGEFVLVEAERARTLPSEMDVVNKLLTDGADTRAYVSGGSVRGLMDAMEYIRNYRDRLDRLARELVNSVNAMHQSGYGLDGNTGYRLLEGEDALSIRVSDDVADINHIAAGVTPAPGDGNKALEIARLRQQTLASLDNKTIPDFYSALVAELGEHTRAASTGQENQKIILQNLQAERESVSGVNMDEEMSNLLRYQRSYQAAAQLVSMMDAAIADMLAAFVGRR
- the flgL gene encoding flagellar hook-associated protein FlgL, translated to MRVSTSQMLHAMQQAMERNYERYHLAQQTVATGKRIQRPSDDPFGASLGITLHRLLQESEQYQRNLQTAKNFLSITDVALENLNDLIRQTKSLAIQAATDTQTSEGRAAIAQQIGQILAEIVSIGNNTTYGDRFIFGGLQTLSAPFSVSNDTLVYHGDQGSLNIEVSPAVVMSVNVQGDPLITGIYNAVAQIKRSIETSDIERLSREGLQELQNQLDNLLRTRAVVGSKVQQIEMIQRRIEKRHLDFTELLSSMEDADVADAITKLKMAETTYQVTLATMARLGNLSLLDFLT
- the fliW gene encoding flagellar assembly factor FliW, whose product is MTKTCIDSTRFGRIEVDEEAVITFPQGLFGFEERRRFVVLCLDEKSPFRWLQSLEDPNLAFVVIEPRHFMPDYAPTISDADVAALGLDAETPCLTFVIVTIPPGKPEQMTANLMGPIVVNVATRLARQVIVEDECYSTKHSILQELMKGQPEAREGTDAGTHAQSESEHRHW